DNA sequence from the Actinomycetota bacterium genome:
CGCAGCACGATCGATGGGCCACCTCGAGGAGATCACTGCCGACCTCGCTCGGTTCGGATCCATAGCCACCTCGGTCGTGTACTCCTCACCGATCCTCCACCGCGAACTGACCGACCTCCTCTAGGCAGAAGCTTCTATGTCTGTCAAGCGGCTGCCGGCAAGGCGTCTGGATGCTCGAGGGTGTCGCGAAGGACCTTGTAGACCTCGCGGGCGATGTAGCGCTTGAGCCGTCTCAAGATGTCGAGGGTCGCCTTGCCGTCGGGGGATCGCTTGCGGACGTAGGCGCGGGTGCGGTCGTCGTGAGAGCAGCGGGCGACTGCGATCATGTGCAAGGCCCAGTTGGCCTGCCGGTCACCGCCTCGATTCAGTCGATGGCGGACCACCTTCCCCGACGAGGCGGGTAGCGGTGCGGTGCCAGTCAGGTGCGCGAAGGCTCCTTCGGACGTGAGCCGATCCGGGTTGTCCCCGGCGGTGACCAGCAGCACCGCCGCGGTCTGGGGTCCGATACCCCGTCGTTCAAGCAACGCGGGAGCGGTGGCCTTGACCAGCCGAGCGATGTGCGGATCCAGCTCGGCGACCTCGTCCCGTGCGGCCAGCATGCGTCGGGCCAGCTTCTTCAACGCGAGCTTGGTCGCGGCCACGACGGTGTCCGGCTCGTCGCCGGGACGCAGCTTGGCGGCCTTGCGGGCCTTCTTCAGGGTGGTCAGTCCCGCGAACTGTTCACGCAGCTCCTCGGGGGCTGAACCGATCATCGCCAGCAGCTGGTTGCCGGTCTGGTTCACGGTCTTCTGGACCGAACGACGCGCGATACGCAATACCCGGATCATCTCCACGTTGCCGTCGTAGGTCTTGGGCTCGACCTTCGCACGGCCCGACAGCACCGCTCGCGCCGCCGCTTCGGCGTCCACCAGATCGGACTTTCCCTTGTGACGTCGCACCCGACGGTCGGGTCGATTGACCTCGACCACGGCGACCCCTTCGGCACGCAGGAAGCGGGTCAGCCCGGCGCCGTAGCTGCCGGTGCCCTCGATCCCGACCTGGTCGACGATCCCGAACTCCCCGGCCCACGCCAACATCTGGCGGTAGCCGGACCGGCACGTGGGGATCTCAAATGCGTCCAACAAACGTCCCAGCTGGTCCAGCGCGACCACCA
Encoded proteins:
- a CDS encoding Lrp/AsnC family transcriptional regulator, which encodes AARSMGHLEEITADLARFGSIATSVVYSSPILHRELTDLL
- a CDS encoding IS110 family transposase, whose protein sequence is MPHDEVLVTLGVDTHADVHVVVALDQLGRLLDAFEIPTCRSGYRQMLAWAGEFGIVDQVGIEGTGSYGAGLTRFLRAEGVAVVEVNRPDRRVRRHKGKSDLVDAEAAARAVLSGRAKVEPKTYDGNVEMIRVLRIARRSVQKTVNQTGNQLLAMIGSAPEELREQFAGLTTLKKARKAAKLRPGDEPDTVVAATKLALKKLARRMLAARDEVAELDPHIARLVKATAPALLERRGIGPQTAAVLLVTAGDNPDRLTSEGAFAHLTGTAPLPASSGKVVRHRLNRGGDRQANWALHMIAVARCSHDDRTRAYVRKRSPDGKATLDILRRLKRYIAREVYKVLRDTLEHPDALPAAA